From the genome of Impatiens glandulifera chromosome 9, dImpGla2.1, whole genome shotgun sequence, one region includes:
- the LOC124913855 gene encoding berberine bridge enzyme-like 8 — protein MKSKFFIFHLWSLISMINSTPLHEEDDDFLHCLTQNSDPSQPILSVTYAPTNSSFSSVLESYIRNLRFATPATRKPSFIITPTHFSHVQAAIICARSHDFQIRIRSGGHDYDGLSYVSEFPFVLIDMFNLRSVDVDMETETVWVGSGATLGEVYYGIYEKSKIHGFPAGVCPTVGAGGHFSGAGYGNMMRKYGLTVDQIVDAKMIDAYGRLLDRESMGEDLFWAIRGGGGASFGVILSWKIKLVRVPEIVTVFKVERTVEEGATEMVHKWQHVASQTDNDLFIRVVVMPSEKKGLKTVKAKFVTLFLGSADRLMGIMNQSFPELGLQIHDCKEMNWIESVLFWSNYPMGTSTQVLLDRMPSSEKFLKKKSDYVQRPISIGDLEGIWKKMMELKKPVMTFNPYGGRMSEISEFETPFPHREGNLYKIQYSVNWKEEGNDADAHYLSLIRNLYDYMTPYVSESPRSSYLNYRDVDLGINENGRRSSYSEANIWGTKYFKGNFDRLVRVKTSVDPDNLFWYEQSIPSIATFADSK, from the coding sequence atgaaatcaaaattcttcatctttcatctctGGTCACTGATCTCCATGATTAACTCAACCCCACTGCACGAAGAAGACGATGACTTTCTCCACTGTTTAACTCAAAATTCTGACCCATCTCAACCAATACTTTCCGTCACCTATGCTCCAACCAATTCTTCATTTTCCTCCGTTCTTGAATCCTACATTCGGAATCTCCGATTCGCCACGCCGGCTACCCGGAAGCCTTCCTTCATAATTACGCCCACCCATTTCTCTCATGTCCAAGCCGCAATTATTTGCGCTAGATCACATGATTTCCAGATCAGGATCAGGAGCGGAGGCCACGACTACGACGGCCTGTCGTATGTGTCGGAGTTCCCATTTGTGCTTATAGACATGTTCAACCTCAGATCGGTGGATGTCGATATGGAAACCGAGACGGTTTGGGTCGGATCCGGCGCCACACTTGGAGAGGTTTATTATGGGATTTACGAGAAGAGTAAGATCCATGGCTTTCCTGCTGGTGTCTGTCCCACTGTCGGAGCTGGAGGTCATTTCAGTGGAGCCGGGTACGGCAACATGATGAGGAAATATGGGCTGACCGTTGATCAAATCGTGGATGCTAAAATGATCGATGCTTATGGACGATTGCTTGACAGAGAGTCAATGGGGGAAGATCTCTTCTGGGCAATAAGAGGGGGAGGTGGGGCTAGTTTTGGTGTTATCTTGTCATGGAAAATCAAGCTGGTTCGTGTCCCTGAAATTGTTACTGTCTTCAAAGTGGAGAGGACAGTGGAGGAAGGTGCAACGGAGATGGTTCATAAATGGCAACATGTTGCGAGCCAAACCGACAATGACCTTTTCATAAGAGTGGTGGTGATGCCGTCTGAGAAGAAAGGCCTGAAGACGGTTAAGGCGAAATTCGTCACATTGTTTCTGGGGAGTGCAGACAGATTGATGGGTATCATGAATCAAAGTTTTCCTGAATTGGGTCTGCAAATTCATGACTGCAAGGAGATGAATTGGATTGAATCAGTTCTTTTCTGGTCAAATTATCCCATGGGGACATCCACACAAGTACTGCTCGACAGAATGCCTAGCTCAGAGAAGTTTCTCAAGAAGAAATCAGATTACGTGCAAAGACCTATCAGCATAGGTGATCTTGAAGGGATATGGAAGAAAATGATGGAACTGAAGAAGCCGGTGATGACATTCAATCCCTATGGAGGAAGGATGAGCGAGATATCGGAGTTTGAAACTCCATTTCCTCACAGAGAAGGAAACCTGTACAAAATCCAGTATTCAGTAAACTGGAAAGAGGAAGGGAATGATGCTGATGCTCATTACCTTAGCTTGATTAGGAACCTTTATGATTATATGACACCTTATGTCTCTGAATCACCTAGATCTTCATACTTGAACTACAGAGATGTCGACCTGGGTATCAATGaaaatggaagaagatcaaGCTACTCTGAAGCCAACATATGGGGGACTAAGTACTTCAAGGGCAATTTCGATCGCCTGGTTCGTGTCAAAACATCTGTTGATCCTGACAACTTGTTTTGGTATGAACAAAGCATTCCGTCAATTGCAACTTTTGCAGATTCAAAGTAG
- the LOC124913856 gene encoding protein LSD1-like isoform X2 yields MQSQLVCSGCRSILLYPRGATNVCCALCNAITTVPPPGMDMSQLVCGGCNILLMYARGAASVRCSCCQTVNIASASCQLAHINCGNCHTLLMYTYGAPSVKCAICHYITNANMENFRIPIPMHNNGTTQPPPPPPMSQPQTHHQTVVVENPMTVDESGKLVTNVVVGVTTDKK; encoded by the exons ATGCAGAGCCAACTTGTTTGTAGTGGTTGTAGGAGCATTCTACTTTATCCAAGAGGAGCAACAAATGTATGTTGTGCACTCTGTAATGCCATCACTACAGTTCCTCCTCCTG GAATGGATATGTCCCAGCTTGTATGCGGAGGCTGCAATATACTGCTCATGTATGCTCGTGGCGCAGCGAGTGTTAGATGTTCTTGCTGTCAAACGGTCAACATCGCCTCAG CATCATGTCAGCTAGCTCATATCAACTGTGGGAACTGTCATACTTTGTTGATGTATACTTATGGAGCTCCATCTGTAAAATGTGCAATTTGTCATTATATTACTAATGCAAAC ATGGAAAATTTCAGGATCCCCATTCCTATGCATAATAATGGGACGACA caaccaccaccaccaccgccaATGTCTCAGCCTCAAACGCACCACCAAACAGTGGTTGTTGAGAATCCAATGACGGTTGATGAAAGTGGCAAATTG GTGACCAATGTTGTCGTCGGAGTCACAACTGATAAAAAATGA
- the LOC124913856 gene encoding protein LSD1-like isoform X1 → MQSQLVCSGCRSILLYPRGATNVCCALCNAITTVPPPGMDMSQLVCGGCNILLMYARGAASVRCSCCQTVNIASASCQLAHINCGNCHTLLMYTYGAPSVKCAICHYITNANMENFRIPIPMHNNGTTQQPPPPPPMSQPQTHHQTVVVENPMTVDESGKLVTNVVVGVTTDKK, encoded by the exons ATGCAGAGCCAACTTGTTTGTAGTGGTTGTAGGAGCATTCTACTTTATCCAAGAGGAGCAACAAATGTATGTTGTGCACTCTGTAATGCCATCACTACAGTTCCTCCTCCTG GAATGGATATGTCCCAGCTTGTATGCGGAGGCTGCAATATACTGCTCATGTATGCTCGTGGCGCAGCGAGTGTTAGATGTTCTTGCTGTCAAACGGTCAACATCGCCTCAG CATCATGTCAGCTAGCTCATATCAACTGTGGGAACTGTCATACTTTGTTGATGTATACTTATGGAGCTCCATCTGTAAAATGTGCAATTTGTCATTATATTACTAATGCAAAC ATGGAAAATTTCAGGATCCCCATTCCTATGCATAATAATGGGACGACA CAgcaaccaccaccaccaccgccaATGTCTCAGCCTCAAACGCACCACCAAACAGTGGTTGTTGAGAATCCAATGACGGTTGATGAAAGTGGCAAATTG GTGACCAATGTTGTCGTCGGAGTCACAACTGATAAAAAATGA